One window of Atribacterota bacterium genomic DNA carries:
- a CDS encoding HAD-IC family P-type ATPase — translation MNCSLCGKDKKEEQILFKKGNLIHSEKVFWTIIPFAFLALGLIFLRITAPRFLPVVFYFAGYTTAGIGTFRKFLKHLRRGRLFDENFLVILATTGALALQEFAEATTVMALYALGEFLEKSALERSSRSIQHLLAGKPEFVHVQKDNRWMDIPPQEVEEGAIIRIDPGEKILLDGIILEGTSHLDTSSLTGEPLPLFRKKGDEVLSGSINREGSLIIKATKNYANSTINTVTELLGKALQRKASTERLITRFARFYTPSIISFALLLLILPLIRGIFTSSHLYQALTLLMISCPCALVISIPLGFLAGIGKSAREGILIKGSSCSESLAFLSKCFAGKTGTLTDQQVEGRSLPPSHGHPPR, via the coding sequence GTGAATTGTTCTCTCTGTGGCAAAGATAAAAAAGAAGAGCAGATTCTATTTAAAAAGGGGAACCTAATCCATTCGGAAAAGGTTTTCTGGACCATTATCCCCTTTGCTTTCCTTGCGCTCGGTTTGATTTTCCTCCGAATCACAGCACCCCGGTTTCTACCAGTCGTTTTTTATTTTGCAGGGTATACGACCGCAGGAATCGGAACCTTCAGGAAGTTTCTGAAACACTTACGGAGGGGACGACTTTTCGACGAAAACTTCCTGGTCATTTTAGCCACCACCGGAGCGTTGGCTCTGCAGGAATTCGCGGAAGCCACCACGGTAATGGCTCTTTACGCTCTGGGAGAATTTTTAGAAAAATCGGCTCTGGAACGCTCCTCCCGCTCTATTCAACATCTCCTCGCTGGTAAACCCGAGTTTGTGCACGTGCAAAAGGATAATCGCTGGATGGACATCCCTCCCCAGGAAGTTGAAGAAGGAGCGATTATCCGAATCGACCCAGGAGAAAAAATTCTCCTCGATGGGATTATTCTTGAAGGCACGTCTCATCTTGACACCTCCAGTCTCACCGGGGAACCACTACCGCTTTTCCGAAAGAAAGGAGACGAAGTCTTAAGCGGAAGCATCAACAGAGAAGGAAGTTTGATCATCAAAGCCACCAAAAATTATGCAAACTCGACCATTAACACCGTTACAGAACTCTTAGGAAAAGCTCTGCAAAGAAAAGCCTCTACAGAACGCCTCATCACCAGATTCGCCCGCTTCTATACACCCTCAATTATTTCTTTTGCTCTACTACTCCTCATTTTGCCCTTAATCCGGGGAATATTCACATCCTCCCATCTCTACCAGGCCCTCACCCTGTTGATGATCTCCTGCCCATGCGCTCTAGTTATCTCCATTCCCCTGGGATTTCTGGCCGGAATAGGCAAATCGGCCCGGGAAGGTATCCTCATCAAAGGGAGTTCCTGTAGTGAAAGTTTGGCTTTTCTTAGTAAGTGCTTCGCTGGTAAAACTGGAACGCTCACCGATCAGCAAGTCGAGGGAAGGTCACTTCCTCCCTCCCATGGACATCCACCACGA